One window of the Psychrilyobacter piezotolerans genome contains the following:
- a CDS encoding rhodanese-like domain-containing protein → MKKILLVLGIAIMMTVQTMASSGVKIVDMNYVTKRLNSNAVIIDVRSEEIYNGKTPGRGIKGGHILSAINVPLDSFMAIEDDSIKLELLKSKGLTPKTEIITYCNTGRKSQVLAEELARLGYSDVNNYKGSMKEWGGVPANVVVVQ, encoded by the coding sequence ATGAAAAAAATATTATTGGTTTTAGGAATTGCAATTATGATGACGGTACAAACAATGGCATCCAGTGGAGTTAAAATTGTAGATATGAACTATGTGACAAAAAGATTAAACAGCAATGCAGTCATTATAGATGTGAGAAGTGAAGAAATATATAACGGGAAAACTCCGGGAAGAGGGATAAAAGGCGGTCATATCTTGAGCGCAATCAACGTGCCTCTCGATTCATTTATGGCTATAGAAGATGATTCGATAAAATTAGAATTACTTAAATCTAAGGGATTGACTCCAAAAACTGAAATTATCACATACTGCAACACAGGAAGAAAGAGCCAGGTTTTAGCAGAAGAATTGGCAAGATTGGGATATTCTGATGTAAATAACTACAAGGGCAGTATGAAAGAATGGGGAGGAGTTCCTGCAAATGTAGTTGTAGTTCAATAA